From Pseudodesulfovibrio nedwellii:
TATGGAAGAAAATCAAGCACAAGCCCTGTTCCTGTGCCTCCTTGCGGGAGATCTGGTCCGACTCGCCCCAAGCGAGCACAGAGAATACCTCATCGAGACTCTTCAAGACATGGAACGCAAAGGAGAACTCAATCAACAATCCCTTGTCTCCATCGCCCACCATGTCCAAATCTGGCTTGAAAAACTCAAATACCGAAAACGCATTTTTGCTTTGGGTGAACCGTTGATCCTCTTCAATGATACCTTGAACGACAACACTTTCAAAAGGCTGGAATCCGACGGGCACCATGTCGTGTTTGCGCCGTTCAGTGAATACCTATGGAGCTTCTTGCGTGACACCCTGAAACACAGCCCCTACCCCAGAGCAGAACAGAGACGAAGCCTTCTGCGCGAATTCCAAAGACTCATCCGGATCATCAGCGAAGCGCTCGGCAAACAAAGTCACTTCGAATCCGACCTGGAAGCTCTAATGGTCAGGGCAAACCACAACCTCGGATACTATGCCGGCGCCTTTGGCCGCTATCGAAGCATGAAAGCCTTGGGCAATCTCCCACAAGTGGACGGAGTCATATCCGCTGCTTCCATGTACGAAAACACGGGAATCTCTCTCGACATTCTTCAGGATCACACCAATGGGGGGAAAAAAATGCCTTTATTGAACCTGACCTTTGACGGAAACCGAAACGAAAACGATCGAATCAAAACAGACTCGTTTATCTACTATTTATAAGGCATCAATCGTCCTCTCCAATACAGGCGGTTGTTGCCCGCACAAATAAATTTGGGCAATAACCGCCGCCTCAGGAGAACCCTCATCAACGGTGTAACCCAAGGAATAATTATGCCCCATGTACTCAACCTGTATTCTTCGCTCAACGGCCAGACCGAAAAGGTAAGCCGTGAAATCGAGCGAGCCTGCACAGACAAAGGATGCTCCGTGGACTCGGTCAATATTCGCAATAATGAAAGCATCCTCCCCCTGCTGGAGCCGGACATCACATTCATAGGATCAGGTGTTTACACATGGCTACCGAGCAAGAAGATGCTCAAATGGATCGAACGGCAATTGGACCACGCACGAACAGAAGGACTCATCCTCCCTGGCTCGCCACGTCTGTCAGACAAATTTGCCTGCGTTTACTGCACGTATGCCGGACCACACACAGGGGACGCAGAGGCTGTTCCTGCCCTGAAATACATGGGCCAGTTGTTCGATCATCTGGGGATCTCCGTCGCCGCCGAATGGAGCATCCCCGGCGCTTTCATTCCTGAAAAGATGCAGGGGATGAATGAATCCGGACGACTCGGCAACATAAATGGCCGCCCCAATGAGAACGATTTAAAGACAGTTTACGAAGGAACTGCAGGGCTGATCAACTCCCTTTTCCCGTTAACAACCTAGACAAACACTCCGGCTTTCCGGAGATTATACTTTGAGGAGAAAAACACGTTATGCCTGAAACACACGGGACACATTGTCGCGGAGAACGAACTAAAGCCAAGGGATATGGCCCGACCAGCCTATGGCTCCATGAACCGGAAGCATTGATCGACCAACTCAACCTTTCTCAGGGGATGGTCCTTCTGGATGCCGGATGCGGAGCTGGGGAATATTCTTTGCTGGCAGCGCCGCAAGTGGGGGACAAGGGGCAAATCATTGCCTTGGACACCATATCGCTTTCCATAGAAGAACTTGCCACGACTTCCAAAAAAGAAGGTTTGACCAACATCAGAGGCCATGTCTGCGATATCACCGGGCACCTCCCTTTAACCTCCCGGAGTGTGGACCTGATATTGCTGAGTACAGTGCTTCACATCCGTGCCGTGCGTGATCGAGCTTCGGACATGTTCCACGAATTTCGACGCGTGCTGCGCCCCGAGGGGAAAGTGGCCGTTATTGAATGCAAGAAAGAGGAAGCGGACTTTGGTCCTCCCTTGCACTCGCGGCTTGCTCCGAATGAAGTCGAAGCCATAGCGGCTTCAAGCGGTCTAAAAAAGACCTCCCTGGTATTCTTCGAACATACCTATATGCTCAATCTGGCATAGATTCGATCAACTCGAAATCGCAGACCTGCTTTCGATTCAATCGAACAAACAAACTTACGGTAACCACGAGATAATAAAAGAGGAAGACGGGGGGAGTCCTTTGCGACACTGACACCCCACTCGTCTTCCTC
This genomic window contains:
- a CDS encoding flavodoxin domain-containing protein, which gives rise to MPHVLNLYSSLNGQTEKVSREIERACTDKGCSVDSVNIRNNESILPLLEPDITFIGSGVYTWLPSKKMLKWIERQLDHARTEGLILPGSPRLSDKFACVYCTYAGPHTGDAEAVPALKYMGQLFDHLGISVAAEWSIPGAFIPEKMQGMNESGRLGNINGRPNENDLKTVYEGTAGLINSLFPLTT
- a CDS encoding class I SAM-dependent methyltransferase: MPETHGTHCRGERTKAKGYGPTSLWLHEPEALIDQLNLSQGMVLLDAGCGAGEYSLLAAPQVGDKGQIIALDTISLSIEELATTSKKEGLTNIRGHVCDITGHLPLTSRSVDLILLSTVLHIRAVRDRASDMFHEFRRVLRPEGKVAVIECKKEEADFGPPLHSRLAPNEVEAIAASSGLKKTSLVFFEHTYMLNLA